The Bacillus zhangzhouensis region CGATTCATGACGGCAAGGACACGTTTAAGCAGCTGATGAGCATTGCCCTGCCAACAACAGGCAGCCGTTTTATCGGAAATATTTCGTGGTTTTTAGAGCCGATTGTTGTCGCGCAAAGTCTTGCCATTGCTGGATATGCGGCTGTTGAGGCGACAAGGCAGTACGGGGAGTTGACCGGGCTTGCCCTGACCCTTTTGACACTGCCTAGTTTTATTACGTATTCACTCTCCACTGCCTTAGTTCCGGCGATCAGTGAAGGAATGGAGCAGAACAAACGTAAAACGGTCGAATACCGGCTGAAGCAGGCGATGCGCCTTTGTTTACTCAGCGGAGGCATTTCATGTATTATTCTTTTCGTTTACGCAGAAGATTTAACGCTCTTTATGTATGGTTCGTCGCATGCGGCCATTTATGTGAAATTCATGGCGCCATTTTTCCTTCTCTATTATTTTCAGGGGCCCCTTCAAGCCGTGCTTCAAGCACTCAATTTAGCTGGTGCTGCGATGACCAACAGCCTGATAGGTGCCATTGTGAAAACAGGGATGATTTTTGTCCTTGCTTCACAGCCTGGCTTTGGTATTATGGGCGCAGCACTTGCGATATTAATCGGCATCATCCTCGTCACACTGCTCCATGCGGCAACTGTTGGAAAGGTGCTGCCTATTCATTTACCATTAAAGGAATATGGGCTATGCGTCCTTGTAATTATCGGTACGGGGGCTGTCAGCCTTTGGATGAAATCTCAAGTAAACGAACTCTTTTCTGCTCCTATAGAACTTGTGACGCTCATCTTTGTTACGTGCATGCTGTATGTCATTCTATTAATCTGCCTAGGCCTAGTGAAACGAGAAGAACTACGCCGCATCCCGTTCATTGGGAAGCTGTTTTAGCTCATCTCTTTTTGATCACTTCATCTTTCAAATCAATATAAAATGTTTTTTGATTAAAGCTACAGTAGGAGATTTGATCGATATGATGATAACCTCTTTTAGCAAGCTCCTCTTTCAGCCACTGTTCATTTTGATTGATTTGTTTAAGGTGGTCATGCTGCACCACACCGTCCGCAATAAGTGGAAGCTCAAGCGCTGCATGTTTGCGCTTGTTTTCTTTTTCGACGACGGCGAGCTTTCCAGACGGCTCTAAAATGGCGTAAGAGACATCCTGAATGCTGTCGATGTTATTTTCTCTTAATTGAATGAGCAGATCATCAAAATTGTATCGCTGTTTTCTCATTGCACCCTCGTCTATTTTCCCATTGATGATGAGCAAGGCCGGTTTGCCGTCAAGAAAACGCCGGACACCTTGGAATTTCAATGAGAAATAGGCAAGTGTAATTTGAATGAAGGTTAACAAGAGAATTGGCCATACCGTATGTAACATGTGATCCTCTACTTCTTCTATGGCGAGAACTGCTATTTCCGCAATCATCATAAAAATGACCAGATCTAAAATACTCAGTTCACCAATTTCCCTTTTGCCCATTAAGCGAAAAATAAACCAAATAAGAAAATATAAAATAATGGTTCTCATGGAAATGATTAAGATGTCCTGCATGTGATGTAAACCCTCCTTCTCCATCATAGCTTGTGACAAAACACTTTATTTATGTAGAAAAGAAACAGCTGAAACATGTCTATTTTTTCTTCACTGTGAATACATTTTAGTAAAAGACAAGCTTCGGTCAATTGGAGAGGAGACAAATCACATGCAAGAAACAAAACAAATTGGAAAAGGCATTTTATCCGGCTTAATTGCCATTTTTGTCGTGATGGTTGTGACAAGTTTACTTGTGTCGCTTATGCTTACATTCACAAGTATGCAGGAATCATCATTTACATGGATGATTATGATTTTGTCCTTTGTCGCCCTTTTATTAGGTGGCATCATTTCTGGCGGGAAAGCAAAGGAGCGTGGCTGGCTAATTGGTGCGATCACGTCTATCATTTTTTCTCTCACTGTATTTTTATTTCAATATTTGGGGTTTGGAAAAACGTTTTCACCAGAGCAGTTCATCTATCATGGGGCATTTTTAGGCATTTGTATGCTGGGGGGAATGATTGGCGTCAATTTTCGAGGGAAATAAAAAAAGAGCGGATCATATCGCTCTTTTTTTATGGCTATGTATCAGAGGATTAGCCTTTGTCAGCTAATTCTCTGATAGCACGGCGATCGAAAGTTAAACGGTTGTTTTCGCTTGTTTTGATGACCACTTTTGATTCATCAATTGAGTCGATTTCACCGTGTAAACCACCGATTGTGACGATTTTATCGCCTTTTGATAAAGATTGCTGCATCTGACGCACAGCTTTCTGTTGCTTTTGCTGTGGACGGATTAACAAGAAGTAAAGCACAGCAAACATGACAACAATCATAATGATTGAACCCATACCACCATCCATTCTATTTCACCCCTTTCTAAAGCATTGTAAAGCCTTTCGTTTATGCGTTAAAAGTTTTTCGCATTCGGTTTGTTAAAGCCGTAACGCTCAAAAAACTCTTCTTTAAAATCACCTAAACGATCCTCACGGATAGCTTCTCTCACTTGCTCCATTAATTTTAACAGAAAATGAAGATTATGATAAGTTGTTAATCGAATGCCGAACGTTTCATTTGTTCGGATTAGATGTCTAATATAGGCGCGTGTATAGTTTTTACATGTATAGCAGTCACAGTTTTCATCGATTGGTCTAAAGTCACGCTCATATTTTGCATTTTTCACAACAAGACGGCCTTCACTTGTCATCAAAGTACCGTTTCTTGCAATTCGCGTCGGCAGTACGCAATCAAACATATCTACACCGCGAATGGCACCGTCGATTAAGGAATCTGGTGAGCCGACACCCATTAAGTACCTCGGCTTGTCTACCGGTAAAAATGGCGTTGTGAACTCTAGTACACGATTCATCACATCTTTTGGTTCTCCTACAGATAAGCCCCCGATGGCATATCCTGGGAAATCAAGTGAAACAAGGTCTTTTGCACTTTGTTTTCGAAGGTCTTCATATTCTCCTCCTTGGACAATCCCAAACAGCCCTTGATCCTCTGGACGCTGGTGCGCTGTTAGACAGCGCTCTGCCCATCTGCTTGTCCGCTCCACTGAACGTTTCATGTAATCGTACTCTGCAGGATACGGCGGGCATTCATCAAATGCCATCATAATATCAGAGCCAAGTGCATTTTGGATGTCCATGGCTTTTTCAGGAGATAGGAACAGCTTGTCTCCGTTTAAATGATTACGGAAATGAACACCTTCTTCTTCAATTTTTCTAAATTCACTTAATGAAAAAACTTGGAAGCCGCCTGAATCAGTTAGAATTGCTCGATCCCAGTTCATAAATTTGTGGAGACCGCCTGCTTCTTTTACGATATCGTGACCTGGACGAAGCCATAGGTGGTACGTATTGCTTAAAATGATGCCTGCATCCATTGCCTTTAATTCTTCTGGCGCCATTGTTTTGACCGTAGCCAGTGTACCTACTGGCATAAATACAGGTGTTTCAAAAGAGCCGTGCGGTGTATGAACGCGGCCAAGACGTGCACCTGTTTGTTTACATGATTTAATGAACTCATAACGTATCGGTAATTGCGGCAAAAATGAGCCCTCCTGTCTTTGTTATATGATGTTATTGAATCAGCATAGCATCGCCAAAGCTGAAGAATCGGTATTCCTCTTTAACAGCCTCATTGTACGCTTTTAGTACGTGCTCTCGTCCGGCTAATGCGCTGACAAGCATAATTAACGAGGATTTTGGCAGATGGAAATTCGTGATCATGCCATCAATTGCCTTGAATGTGTAGCCAGGGTAAATAAAGATCGACGTCCAGCCGCTTGAGGCTTTGAATTCACCATCATGTGCACTTGCAATGGTTTCAAGCGTTCTTGTTGACGTTGTGCCAACTGAAATAATCCGTCCGCCTTCCTTGCGAACGCGATTAAGCTCATCAGCTGTTTCTTCATTCATTTCATAAAACTCTGCGTGCATGTTGTGTTCTTCAATACGTTCTGAACTCACCGGACGAAACGTGCCAAGCCCTACATGCAGCGTAATGAAAGCAATGTGTACACCTTTCGCTTTCAGTGCATCCAGCAGCTCGGTTGTAAAGTGGAGACCGGCTGTTGGCGCAGCAGCGGAGCCAACCTCTTTTGAATAAACAGTTTGATAGCGTTCACGGTCGTCAAGCTGTTCTTTGATATATGGAGGCAACGGCATTTCACCAAGGGATTCAAGCACTTCATAAAAAATGCCTGTATATTGAAACTCGACTTTTCTTCCACCATGTTCCATTTCTTCTGTACATACCGCTTGAAGCCGTCCATCACCGAAAGTGATAACCGTTCCTTTTTTCACCCGTTTGGCTGGTTTTACAAGAGTTTCCCAGTTGTCTCCTTCTTCTTGTTTCAATAGAAGAAGCTCAACTTTTGCACCTGTATCCTCTTTCATACCAAACAGACGTGCAGGCAGAACGCGAGTATTGTTTAGAACGAGACAATCACCCTTTTGAAAATAATCGATGATTTGTGAGAATGTATCATGTGTAATCGCACCCGTTTGTTTGTTTAAGACCATCAGCCTTGATGCATCTCTTTTTTCAAGCGGCACTTGTGCAATTAATCTTTCTGGTAAATCAAAATCAAATAGTTCTAGCTTCATTTCCTTCACCTATTCTGTAGTTAACTAGTTAACGTTATTTCATCCGTCCAAAGATATTCAGTAATATGGTTAGTACGATGCTAATGACAATGCATGTAATGACAGGAAAAAAGAACGTTACATTTCCTTTTTTCACAAAAATATCACCTGGAAGCTTACCAACCAATTGAAACACTAATCCTGCGGCAAAAAGGACACCACCTAAAATCATTAATATTTTAGGGAATTCAGTCACGAACCGGAACCTCCCTTTGAAAATGTTCATACGCTTCTCTTGTGACGACCCGCCCTCTTGGTGTTCTTTGCAGGAAACCAATTTGCAGTAAGTACGGTTCGTACACATCTTCAATCGTATGTGATTCTTCTCCAATTGTCGCTGAGATCGTATCAAGCCCAACAGGACCGCCTCTAAATTTTTCGATCATACTTAAAAGCAGCTTATGGTCTATATGATCGAGACCAAGCCTGTCGACTTGAAGACGCTCAAGGGCATCTTCCGCTATATCCTGCGTAATGGCATGATTCCCAAGCACCTGCGCAAAATCTCTTACTCTTCTGAGCAAACGATTGGCTACCCTCGGTGTTCCCCGGGAACGTCTTGCAATCTCTTCGGCAGAGCGAATATCAATCCCAATCTCAAACAGCTCGGCTGTTCTTGCCACAATATGAGCCAAATCTCTTTGCTCATAGTATTCCAATCTTGCATGTACCCCAAACCTATCACGAAGCGGCGCTGTTAACAGCCCGACACGGGTCGTTGCACCTACAAGCGTAAATGGCGGTAAATCAAGACGTACAGAGCGTGCTGTATCTCCTTTTCCAATGACAATATCTAAACAAAAATCCTCCATTGCCGGGTACAGCACTTCTTCAATTGAGCGCTGCAAGCGGTGAATTTCATCAATAAACAATACATCACCTGGCTCAAGAGATGTTAAGATGGCCGCCAAATCACCAGGCCGCTCAATCGCTGGTCCTGACGTTGTACGCAGCTGAACATTCATTTCATTGGCAATGATCGACGCAAGTGTTGTTTTCCCAAGTCCAGGAGGTCCATATAAAAGGACGTGATCAAGCGTTTCCTGCCTCATGCGGGCAGCTTCAATAAATACGCTGAGATTATCCTTTACTTTTTGCTGACCGATATATTGGCTAAGTGTCTGTGGCCGCAGACTTTGCTCAATGGCTGATTCATGGTTGTCTGCTTCAGTTGAGACGAGCCGTTCATCCATGAGACATCACCCTATTTCAACATTTTTTGTAAAGCTTTTTTTACATATTGATCGGTTGTGAGATTCTTTTCTTCTTTTAATAATGGAAGAACCTTTTTGATTTCACGATCACCGTATCCAAGGACACTTAAGGCTTCAAGCGCTTCATCTAATGCAGTTTGCTGCGTTTCGACCTGAAAGTGGTCCTCGTGATTAAATAAGTTGCCAATCATTTCTGGCACCACATCTGCAAGTTTGCCTTTTAGATCCAGAATGATTTGACGTGCTGTTTTTTTTCCTACACCAGGGAATTTAATCAGGAACGCTTCATCTTCACGTTCTATTGCTGAAATGACAGCACCAGGATCACCGGAAGCAAGAATGGCGAGTGCCCCCTTTGGCCCAATTCCTGTGACATTTAACAGTTTTGTGAACAGCGCTTTTTCTTCTCGTGTTTGAAAACCATATAACGAAAATGCGTCTTCTTTTATGTAATGATACGTATAAATCGTTTCTTGTCTGTTTACTCGATAGATAAACGGGTTTGGGGTATAGACTTGATATCCCACTCCGCCGTTTTCAATGACAACATATTGCGGGCACACATAATCAATGGTCCCTTTTACAAACTCTATCACCGTTTTCACCTCTTTGACTGTTCTTCATTGTAACATAAATCGAAGAGAAAACCGCAATAAAAGTTAACATACGTTCGCTCAGTACATTTTTATCATGAAACCACGAAAAACAGCTTGCGGCCTTGATACCAGCAAGCTGTTACACTCTTTAAAACGATAGTTCATTTCGGTAAGGCTTCATGACTTCAAGCACATGCTCAAATTCATCCTTTGTTCGAAAAGGAATGCCTTGCTCAAGCTGCTTTTCCACATGACTTTCTAAACGGGACGTATCAATTTGAAAAAAGAGATGAACAGGCTCCGTCCAGCCGTCAGGCCTTCCATGAAACGTAGAAATTACACCGTCCTCTGATAATCCGATATACCCATTTGCTTTACTTAATGGAGAGATATCATCAATTTGCTTTCTAAAAAGGGCAAAATCCTCTTTTTGTTCTACCAGCGTCCAGCCTTTATACTGCGCCCAGAATGTGTCTTTGTCTTCTAATGATGCCCGGTGTCTTTCAATACTCACATCGCCGTCTAGATAGACTTTTTCAAGCTGGACGGTGATAGAGTTTGACTGCTTTTGCAAGTGTTCTTTCCCTTCCATATCTGCAGCGAGAAAAAGCACACTTGTCATGATAAGTCCTGTAACGAAACATTTCATCTTCACTTTCACTATTTACACCTCTTTAGAACATGAGATCGATGCATGACATATGTAGTTTGACCATTTTTCTAAACATTAATCAAATCGATGATTCAATTGTATGTTAAGAGTCTTTCGTTGTATCCTTCATTCGTAAATGTTATGTTTTATACAATCCATTGTATTATCGAATGA contains the following coding sequences:
- a CDS encoding TIGR04086 family membrane protein; this translates as MQETKQIGKGILSGLIAIFVVMVVTSLLVSLMLTFTSMQESSFTWMIMILSFVALLLGGIISGGKAKERGWLIGAITSIIFSLTVFLFQYLGFGKTFSPEQFIYHGAFLGICMLGGMIGVNFRGK
- a CDS encoding intercompartmental signaling factor BofC, which encodes MEGKEHLQKQSNSITVQLEKVYLDGDVSIERHRASLEDKDTFWAQYKGWTLVEQKEDFALFRKQIDDISPLSKANGYIGLSEDGVISTFHGRPDGWTEPVHLFFQIDTSRLESHVEKQLEQGIPFRTKDEFEHVLEVMKPYRNELSF
- a CDS encoding DUF2905 domain-containing protein, which codes for MTEFPKILMILGGVLFAAGLVFQLVGKLPGDIFVKKGNVTFFFPVITCIVISIVLTILLNIFGRMK
- the yajC gene encoding preprotein translocase subunit YajC — protein: MDGGMGSIIMIVVMFAVLYFLLIRPQQKQQKAVRQMQQSLSKGDKIVTIGGLHGEIDSIDESKVVIKTSENNRLTFDRRAIRELADKG
- the ruvB gene encoding Holliday junction branch migration DNA helicase RuvB, with amino-acid sequence MDERLVSTEADNHESAIEQSLRPQTLSQYIGQQKVKDNLSVFIEAARMRQETLDHVLLYGPPGLGKTTLASIIANEMNVQLRTTSGPAIERPGDLAAILTSLEPGDVLFIDEIHRLQRSIEEVLYPAMEDFCLDIVIGKGDTARSVRLDLPPFTLVGATTRVGLLTAPLRDRFGVHARLEYYEQRDLAHIVARTAELFEIGIDIRSAEEIARRSRGTPRVANRLLRRVRDFAQVLGNHAITQDIAEDALERLQVDRLGLDHIDHKLLLSMIEKFRGGPVGLDTISATIGEESHTIEDVYEPYLLQIGFLQRTPRGRVVTREAYEHFQREVPVRD
- the ruvA gene encoding Holliday junction branch migration protein RuvA, with the protein product MIEFVKGTIDYVCPQYVVIENGGVGYQVYTPNPFIYRVNRQETIYTYHYIKEDAFSLYGFQTREEKALFTKLLNVTGIGPKGALAILASGDPGAVISAIEREDEAFLIKFPGVGKKTARQIILDLKGKLADVVPEMIGNLFNHEDHFQVETQQTALDEALEALSVLGYGDREIKKVLPLLKEEKNLTTDQYVKKALQKMLK
- the queA gene encoding tRNA preQ1(34) S-adenosylmethionine ribosyltransferase-isomerase QueA; its protein translation is MKLELFDFDLPERLIAQVPLEKRDASRLMVLNKQTGAITHDTFSQIIDYFQKGDCLVLNNTRVLPARLFGMKEDTGAKVELLLLKQEEGDNWETLVKPAKRVKKGTVITFGDGRLQAVCTEEMEHGGRKVEFQYTGIFYEVLESLGEMPLPPYIKEQLDDRERYQTVYSKEVGSAAAPTAGLHFTTELLDALKAKGVHIAFITLHVGLGTFRPVSSERIEEHNMHAEFYEMNEETADELNRVRKEGGRIISVGTTSTRTLETIASAHDGEFKASSGWTSIFIYPGYTFKAIDGMITNFHLPKSSLIMLVSALAGREHVLKAYNEAVKEEYRFFSFGDAMLIQ
- the tgt gene encoding tRNA guanosine(34) transglycosylase Tgt, translated to MPQLPIRYEFIKSCKQTGARLGRVHTPHGSFETPVFMPVGTLATVKTMAPEELKAMDAGIILSNTYHLWLRPGHDIVKEAGGLHKFMNWDRAILTDSGGFQVFSLSEFRKIEEEGVHFRNHLNGDKLFLSPEKAMDIQNALGSDIMMAFDECPPYPAEYDYMKRSVERTSRWAERCLTAHQRPEDQGLFGIVQGGEYEDLRKQSAKDLVSLDFPGYAIGGLSVGEPKDVMNRVLEFTTPFLPVDKPRYLMGVGSPDSLIDGAIRGVDMFDCVLPTRIARNGTLMTSEGRLVVKNAKYERDFRPIDENCDCYTCKNYTRAYIRHLIRTNETFGIRLTTYHNLHFLLKLMEQVREAIREDRLGDFKEEFFERYGFNKPNAKNF
- a CDS encoding DUF421 domain-containing protein — its product is MQDILIISMRTIILYFLIWFIFRLMGKREIGELSILDLVIFMMIAEIAVLAIEEVEDHMLHTVWPILLLTFIQITLAYFSLKFQGVRRFLDGKPALLIINGKIDEGAMRKQRYNFDDLLIQLRENNIDSIQDVSYAILEPSGKLAVVEKENKRKHAALELPLIADGVVQHDHLKQINQNEQWLKEELAKRGYHHIDQISYCSFNQKTFYIDLKDEVIKKR
- the spoVB gene encoding stage V sporulation protein B; protein product: MTKQTFLKGTIILILAGFITRILGFVNRIVIARFIGEEGVGLYMMAAPTFFLAVTLTQFGLPVAISKLVAEAEARGDKQKTKRILVMSLAITGTLSLIFTPLFLWFAPIMAENMLTDPRTVYPLLAITPVVPVIAISSVLRGYFQGRQQMSPLAMSQVLEQVARISLVAVCTTAFLPYGIEFAAAGAMVSSVIGEMISLAYLLIAFRYKKTIRIRKRFFKAIHDGKDTFKQLMSIALPTTGSRFIGNISWFLEPIVVAQSLAIAGYAAVEATRQYGELTGLALTLLTLPSFITYSLSTALVPAISEGMEQNKRKTVEYRLKQAMRLCLLSGGISCIILFVYAEDLTLFMYGSSHAAIYVKFMAPFFLLYYFQGPLQAVLQALNLAGAAMTNSLIGAIVKTGMIFVLASQPGFGIMGAALAILIGIILVTLLHAATVGKVLPIHLPLKEYGLCVLVIIGTGAVSLWMKSQVNELFSAPIELVTLIFVTCMLYVILLICLGLVKREELRRIPFIGKLF